A window of the Euzebya pacifica genome harbors these coding sequences:
- a CDS encoding ABC transporter permease gives MSTDAPPTPPAPARPAEPMVPRSLDLLFLVARLAPYRLLGSPKGQHVFERNVLLWRNQWPALLSGLFEPLLYLLVLGVGVGSLVDGTADLGGAAYGEFVAAGLLGAAAMNATVYETYNVYFKLRHDGIYDAMGATPAAPRDIAAGEIVWAVSRVALYAVGFMVVAAALGVLASPLALLAVPVALLIGFTFGALTLWATTYMRSWNDFDLLQIAIVPLFLFSATFYPISVLPSWAQVITQISPLYHGVAALRQVMLGQVDVSIVAHLGVLVVLGLIGFRLGARRFVVLLRT, from the coding sequence ATGAGCACCGACGCCCCACCCACGCCGCCGGCTCCGGCCCGTCCAGCCGAGCCGATGGTCCCGCGAAGCCTCGACCTGCTGTTCCTGGTCGCCCGGCTGGCCCCGTACCGCCTGCTCGGGTCACCGAAGGGGCAGCACGTCTTCGAACGCAACGTCCTGCTGTGGCGCAACCAGTGGCCGGCGTTGCTGTCGGGCCTCTTCGAGCCGCTGCTGTACCTGCTGGTCCTCGGCGTGGGGGTCGGCAGCCTCGTGGACGGCACCGCGGACCTCGGCGGTGCGGCCTACGGTGAGTTCGTCGCGGCCGGGCTGCTGGGTGCCGCTGCGATGAACGCCACCGTGTACGAGACCTACAACGTCTACTTCAAGCTGCGGCACGACGGCATCTACGACGCCATGGGCGCCACCCCCGCCGCGCCGCGCGACATCGCCGCCGGTGAGATCGTGTGGGCAGTCAGCCGCGTGGCCCTCTACGCCGTCGGGTTCATGGTCGTCGCGGCGGCCCTCGGTGTCCTTGCCAGCCCCCTGGCCCTCCTCGCGGTCCCGGTGGCGCTCCTGATCGGGTTCACGTTCGGCGCGTTGACGCTGTGGGCGACCACCTACATGCGCAGCTGGAACGACTTCGACCTTCTGCAGATCGCCATCGTCCCGCTCTTCCTGTTCTCCGCGACCTTCTATCCGATCAGCGTCCTGCCGTCCTGGGCGCAGGTGATCACCCAGATCTCGCCGCTTTACCACGGGGTGGCGGCGCTGCGACAGGTCATGCTGGGGCAGGTCGACGTGTCGATCGTGGCGCACCTGGGGGTCCTGGTGGTGCTCGGCCTGATCGGGTTCCGCCTCGGTGCTCGACGGTTCGTCGTGCTTCTGCGAACCTGA
- a CDS encoding ABC transporter permease encodes MSAMTVAGSLRFARYQLELWRRTWYGSAFSTFIAPILYLAGIGLGIGQLVEGGGAAAELGGVSYAAFAGTGVLAASSMQTGAGELSWPVMGAISFTRTWVASTSTPLTPADIVGGKMLVLAVRLTISGVVFAVSLLALDLVDPLGALGVIAPAVLVGLACGAPMFAFAAWAQEGTKIGYVFRFVVVPLFVLSGTFFPISELPSAVQPFAAVSPLWHGIELVRAGGLGLATAYPPLVHVAVLLACTLAGVLLTVRTLTQRLHP; translated from the coding sequence ATGAGCGCCATGACCGTCGCCGGCTCGTTGCGGTTCGCCCGGTACCAGCTCGAGCTGTGGCGGCGCACCTGGTACGGCAGCGCCTTCTCCACCTTCATCGCCCCGATCCTGTACCTGGCCGGCATCGGCCTGGGCATCGGGCAGCTGGTGGAGGGAGGAGGTGCCGCGGCCGAGCTCGGGGGCGTCAGCTACGCCGCCTTCGCCGGCACGGGTGTCCTCGCCGCCTCCAGCATGCAGACCGGGGCGGGGGAGCTGTCGTGGCCGGTGATGGGCGCGATCAGCTTCACCCGCACCTGGGTGGCGTCGACATCGACCCCGCTGACCCCTGCCGACATCGTCGGCGGGAAGATGCTGGTGCTGGCCGTCAGGCTGACGATCTCCGGCGTCGTCTTCGCGGTGTCCCTGCTCGCGCTCGACCTGGTCGACCCCCTCGGTGCGCTGGGGGTCATCGCCCCGGCGGTCCTCGTCGGCCTCGCTTGCGGCGCGCCCATGTTCGCCTTCGCCGCCTGGGCACAGGAGGGCACGAAGATCGGTTATGTCTTCCGCTTCGTGGTCGTGCCGCTGTTCGTGCTCTCCGGCACCTTCTTCCCCATCAGCGAGCTGCCGTCGGCCGTGCAGCCCTTCGCGGCCGTGTCCCCGCTGTGGCACGGCATCGAGCTCGTCAGGGCCGGTGGGCTGGGCCTGGCGACGGCGTACCCACCGCTGGTCCACGTCGCCGTGCTGCTGGCCTGCACGCTCGCCGGCGTCCTCCTCACCGTTCGCACGCTGACCCAGCGGCTGCACCCATGA
- a CDS encoding zinc-dependent metalloprotease: protein MPATGEDVQRLRGQVADAVALADRASRDVTELGDTLGPADARVVGRGEWIRSNLQSMRYLTDPFADALLSRSSLPHSVSAKAVAMQIGAIFGFLSTRVLGQYEVFLPEGRTPGQLTLVGPNLLQAERDLAEETDIDGTDLVLGVVLHELGHRLQFEGVDWLRGHLHTIITTYLAETQIDPDRLKGGLKQLRRRIGEGGLDVRDVLEAFLSPEQAVQMAHAQALMSVLEGHGNIVMDWGVEVLAEDGVDPSRVRTALNRRRASQSGPGRLVGRALGMAMKAEQYAVGEQFIAEVAERHGRDTFHRVWERPEHIPSPDELEDPDAWVTRITAA, encoded by the coding sequence GTGCCGGCAACCGGCGAGGACGTGCAGCGCCTGCGCGGACAGGTCGCCGACGCGGTTGCGCTGGCCGACCGTGCCAGCCGCGACGTGACCGAGCTGGGGGACACGCTCGGTCCGGCAGATGCCCGGGTTGTGGGCCGGGGCGAGTGGATCCGGTCCAACCTGCAGTCGATGCGGTACCTGACCGACCCGTTCGCCGACGCGTTGTTGTCGCGGTCCTCGCTGCCGCACTCGGTGTCGGCCAAGGCCGTGGCGATGCAGATCGGCGCGATCTTCGGGTTCCTGTCCACACGCGTCCTCGGCCAGTACGAGGTCTTCCTGCCCGAGGGGCGGACTCCCGGACAGCTCACCCTGGTGGGGCCGAACCTGCTGCAGGCCGAACGCGACCTGGCCGAGGAAACCGACATCGACGGGACCGACCTGGTCCTCGGGGTCGTCCTCCACGAGCTCGGCCACCGCCTGCAGTTCGAGGGCGTCGACTGGCTGCGCGGCCACCTGCACACGATCATCACCACCTACCTGGCCGAGACCCAGATCGACCCCGACCGCCTCAAGGGCGGGCTGAAGCAGCTCCGCAGGCGGATCGGTGAGGGCGGGCTCGACGTCCGTGACGTGCTCGAGGCGTTCCTGAGCCCCGAGCAGGCCGTGCAGATGGCCCATGCGCAGGCGCTCATGTCGGTGCTGGAGGGCCACGGCAACATCGTCATGGACTGGGGGGTGGAGGTCCTCGCCGAGGACGGGGTCGACCCCTCGCGTGTTCGGACGGCGCTGAACCGCAGGCGAGCGTCGCAGTCCGGCCCGGGTCGGCTGGTCGGCCGCGCGCTGGGCATGGCCATGAAGGCCGAGCAGTACGCCGTCGGCGAGCAGTTCATCGCCGAGGTCGCCGAGCGGCACGGTCGCGACACCTTCCACCGCGTGTGGGAGCGGCCCGAGCACATCCCCAGCCCGGATGAGCTGGAGGATCCCGACGCGTGGGTGACACGGATCACCGCGGCCTGA
- a CDS encoding ATP-binding cassette domain-containing protein — MGQGSTDVGGTETTMVRATGLTKRFDDYVAVDGIDFEIRGGQAFGFLGPNGAGKTSTMRMIAAMSPVTSGSLEVLGMDPTTEGSSVRARLGIVPQEDNLDNDLSVSDNLLFYGRFFGLDTRTLSARIEELLRFVELWDRRDARVQTLSGGMKRRVVIARALINEPEIVLLDEPTTGLDPQARQLVWDRLYRLKQRGVSLVLTTHYMDEAEQLCDELVVMDRGRIVAQGPPRQLIEDYVTSDVIELRFRDGVPADTDVLQAKLSTMARDVEVLADRVLLYTDDPTGTAGAIDASDLKLAGTLTRRSTLEDVFLHLAGRSLNE; from the coding sequence ATGGGGCAGGGTTCCACCGACGTGGGTGGCACCGAGACGACGATGGTCCGGGCCACGGGCCTGACCAAGCGCTTCGACGACTACGTTGCCGTCGACGGGATCGACTTCGAGATCCGCGGTGGGCAGGCGTTCGGGTTCCTCGGCCCCAACGGCGCCGGCAAGACCTCGACGATGCGGATGATCGCCGCGATGAGCCCCGTGACCTCCGGCTCGTTGGAGGTCCTCGGTATGGACCCGACGACCGAGGGGTCCAGTGTTCGGGCCCGGCTGGGGATCGTCCCGCAGGAGGACAACCTCGACAACGACCTGTCGGTGTCGGACAACCTGCTGTTCTACGGCCGCTTCTTCGGCCTCGACACGCGCACGCTGTCGGCCCGCATCGAGGAGCTGCTGCGGTTCGTCGAGCTGTGGGACCGCCGTGACGCTCGCGTCCAGACCCTCTCCGGGGGCATGAAGCGCCGGGTGGTCATCGCCCGCGCCCTGATCAACGAACCCGAGATCGTCCTGCTCGACGAACCCACGACCGGCCTCGACCCCCAGGCCCGGCAGCTTGTGTGGGACCGCCTCTACCGCCTCAAGCAGCGGGGCGTCTCGCTGGTCCTCACGACCCACTACATGGACGAGGCCGAGCAGCTGTGCGACGAGCTGGTCGTGATGGACCGCGGCCGCATCGTCGCGCAGGGCCCTCCCCGACAGCTGATCGAGGACTACGTCACCTCCGACGTGATCGAGCTGCGCTTCCGTGACGGGGTGCCCGCAGACACCGACGTCCTGCAGGCGAAGCTGTCGACCATGGCGCGGGACGTGGAGGTGCTGGCCGACCGCGTGCTGCTGTACACCGACGATCCGACGGGGACCGCCGGGGCCATCGACGCCAGCGACCTGAAGCTGGCCGGCACCCTGACCCGCCGCAGCACCCTCGAGGACGTGTTCCTGCACCTCGCTGGCCGGAGCCTCAACGAATGA
- a CDS encoding LVIVD repeat-containing protein, which translates to MTLAMSSRLLAGAVALLLVLGTSGAVALELDPDALLAADPPPGAISDNLEFVANAPEASSAIAVNFIDDTMFVSTVTGIYSYDVADPAAPQLLGVLPMYIWENEDMDLDAERELLFISRDPRGFTTPVAPAQARLFGAVHIIDVSNPALMAQIGFVTLPAGHTSTCVSADPDDVDSCDYLWTGGPYGNTAFGPYGRPIYATDVTDPLNPVTCPEPINTGLMDDGSTGYAHDVQVDGDGVAWVSHEAGVNGYWTAGDHTDPLTGVVRTATPCDPVPYGGGSTPADATPSRFMHNSYRNVDLAIPGEPGSAGAVLMATEENLSSSCASSGRFATYDIRSSLDGSGFADPAGFRMDVLDTWTPEAAEGATGCASAHYFEDRGDGLLAYAFYGQGLRLLDVSDPGDIRQVGYFRPDDASAWAGYWHDGYLYVADNGRGVDILRLDETPDDSASTDPGAMPTLTAPALSAAAAARQVARFEADEVFGYLCAIVVA; encoded by the coding sequence ATGACCCTCGCGATGTCCTCACGTCTGCTGGCCGGCGCTGTTGCGCTGCTGCTGGTCCTCGGTACCTCCGGCGCGGTGGCGCTGGAGCTCGACCCCGACGCGCTGCTGGCGGCCGACCCGCCCCCCGGTGCGATCTCCGACAACCTGGAGTTCGTGGCCAACGCCCCCGAGGCATCCAGCGCCATCGCGGTCAACTTCATCGACGACACCATGTTCGTCTCGACGGTGACCGGGATCTACAGCTACGACGTGGCCGACCCGGCCGCGCCCCAGCTGCTGGGCGTGCTGCCCATGTACATCTGGGAGAACGAGGACATGGACCTCGACGCCGAACGCGAGCTGCTGTTCATCAGCCGTGACCCTCGCGGGTTCACCACCCCCGTCGCACCGGCACAGGCGCGACTGTTCGGGGCGGTCCACATCATCGACGTGTCCAACCCGGCGCTGATGGCCCAGATCGGCTTCGTCACCCTGCCGGCGGGTCACACCTCCACCTGCGTCTCCGCCGACCCCGACGACGTCGACTCGTGTGACTACCTGTGGACCGGCGGCCCCTACGGCAACACCGCCTTCGGGCCGTACGGGCGGCCGATCTACGCCACCGACGTCACCGACCCGCTGAACCCCGTCACCTGCCCCGAGCCGATCAACACCGGGCTGATGGACGACGGCTCGACCGGGTACGCCCACGACGTGCAGGTCGACGGCGACGGTGTGGCGTGGGTGTCCCACGAGGCCGGCGTCAACGGCTACTGGACCGCTGGCGACCACACCGACCCGCTGACCGGCGTTGTCCGCACCGCCACCCCGTGCGACCCGGTCCCCTACGGCGGTGGCTCGACCCCGGCCGACGCCACGCCCAGCCGCTTCATGCACAACAGCTATCGCAACGTCGACCTGGCGATCCCCGGTGAGCCCGGGTCGGCCGGGGCGGTGCTGATGGCGACGGAGGAGAACCTGTCGTCGAGCTGCGCCTCCTCGGGCCGCTTCGCCACCTACGACATCCGCTCGTCGCTGGACGGCAGCGGGTTCGCCGACCCGGCCGGGTTCCGCATGGACGTGCTGGACACGTGGACCCCGGAGGCCGCCGAGGGCGCAACGGGCTGCGCGTCGGCGCACTACTTCGAGGACCGCGGTGACGGGCTGCTGGCCTACGCCTTCTACGGCCAGGGCCTGCGGCTGCTCGACGTCAGCGACCCGGGCGACATCCGACAGGTCGGCTACTTCCGCCCCGACGACGCAAGCGCCTGGGCCGGGTACTGGCACGACGGTTACCTCTACGTCGCCGACAACGGCCGCGGGGTGGACATCCTCCGCCTGGACGAGACCCCCGACGACAGCGCTTCGACCGACCCCGGTGCCATGCCGACCCTCACCGCTCCGGCGCTGTCCGCGGCAGCCGCCGCCCGACAGGTGGCGCGGTTCGAGGCCGACGAGGTGTTCGGCTACCTCTGCGCGATCGTCGTCGCCTGA